In Limnobaculum parvum, one DNA window encodes the following:
- a CDS encoding DUF6911 family protein gives MIIEYELSIHLNNKYHEIIQPTWVMVKEYLNLLRGQSGSTHLRIINTQDIGPERLSVEGEGEYYLITLLEYNELGGDVRSFSEPKGGNNKILVNGDYWPDKQLTKDFDFVVAVFKEFFETGNVSKKYLN, from the coding sequence ATGATAATTGAATATGAACTCTCTATTCATTTGAATAATAAATATCATGAGATTATTCAACCTACTTGGGTAATGGTGAAAGAGTATTTGAATTTATTAAGAGGGCAATCAGGTAGTACGCATCTAAGAATTATTAATACTCAAGATATAGGGCCTGAACGTTTAAGTGTTGAGGGTGAAGGTGAGTATTATTTAATAACCCTGTTAGAATATAACGAATTAGGTGGAGATGTAAGATCATTTTCTGAGCCGAAAGGCGGTAACAATAAAATACTTGTAAATGGAGATTATTGGCCTGATAAACAGCTTACAAAAGATTTTGATTTTGTTGTTGCTGTTTTCAAAGAGTTTTTCGAAACTGGTAATGTATCAAAAAAATATCTGAACTGA
- a CDS encoding cytidine deaminase-like fold-containing protein translates to MGRVEFYRHWGHIPRCNDVFLGLPGAPGTSGAIARYALKAGGAYQVGYGVGELSDGHYGAGAWDIGLGTAMFAGGMAGNSAISRIDGAIASPGKAISWQESSQSLDPKAHSSIPKVTAELTDPVTGKVFTDTNQGNRPDFYLGDQSRPTLINNIIQAKIDKRPDKNYPNGDMATAHAEVGSIQQAYEQGMTQGRNMELVVSGKPVCNFCMTDIRSMAEKAGLNSLTIYEKSTGHTLYWQQGMKK, encoded by the coding sequence TATTTTTAGGATTACCGGGAGCACCGGGGACATCGGGAGCTATAGCACGTTATGCACTGAAAGCTGGCGGAGCTTATCAGGTGGGGTATGGTGTTGGGGAACTCTCTGATGGTCATTATGGTGCAGGGGCTTGGGATATTGGGTTAGGAACTGCGATGTTTGCTGGTGGTATGGCAGGGAATAGTGCTATTTCGAGAATTGATGGAGCTATAGCTTCGCCGGGGAAAGCAATATCGTGGCAGGAGAGTAGTCAATCATTAGATCCAAAAGCACATTCTTCGATTCCTAAAGTTACTGCAGAACTAACAGATCCAGTAACGGGTAAAGTGTTTACTGATACGAATCAGGGAAATCGTCCGGATTTCTATTTAGGTGACCAAAGTAGGCCGACATTAATTAACAATATTATTCAGGCTAAAATAGATAAACGTCCAGATAAAAACTACCCTAATGGTGATATGGCTACAGCTCACGCTGAGGTTGGTTCGATTCAACAAGCTTATGAGCAAGGAATGACGCAAGGCCGTAATATGGAGTTAGTTGTTTCAGGAAAACCCGTGTGTAACTTCTGTATGACTGATATTCGCTCTATGGCAGAGAAGGCTGGTCTAAACTCATTAACTATTTACGAGAAATCAACTGGTCATACCTTGTATTGGCAGCAAGGTATGAAAAAATAG
- a CDS encoding hemagglutinin repeat-containing protein: MKDVSVVTRPPSLNLILPNASLYKINPAVGSRYLIETDPQYTQLKRWLGSDYMTSRLKADPNNMHKRLGDGYYEQTLIREQVINLTGMRFLNGYANDEEQYMALMNSGVEFAQKYPLSLGIALTPEQMANLTSDIVWLVSRDVTLPDGSIQTVLVPQVYAMIRPQDIDGSGALLSGKQVNLQLTNDLVNQGRILAGDKLNVLAQNIQNQGGSISGNNVALLANNDINNIGGLMQGFDSLRLQAGHDINLITTTTQGEKAGRNGSSHTAINQVAILAVNNDNGTLQLSAGHDINLTAALLSNAGQNSDTSIAAGHDLNLNTVTVAKQTEFYKDKNNYRRESTSSEVGSQMTGSGDITLSAKNDINARAAQVEAGGQLGVIAGNNLSITTGESTEDLSEHSKYSSRGSFGKKLTSESHDELHAVSGGSSNFSGDSVVMKAGNDLLVHGSQVTGIHDVSLSAGNDLTIDTAAEKRDEMHLSRTTKSGLMGTGGIGFTVGKIDEKSTNTTHGIGNLGSIVGSTEGNVTLSAGNHLAVKGSDVVAQQDISLTGKNVTVESVENQTHIQDKYERTQSGVTVALSGAVGGALNAAVTEAKQAQETHDSKIKALQEIKAALSAVQAVQAGMMDLPKDSEGFVGISISGGAQRTESTTDTKIRAAQGSTIAAGNNLSITATGNGEKGVDGDITLKGSAINAGNNMLLDANRDVNLLASANTQKTDSENKSYGGNAGVSFGIGGGKNGLRFFADANFSQGNMHADGLYWTESQLEAGNNLTIISGRDTNLIGALAKGDSVTMDVGRDLTVRSLQDTDDYSYEQYSLNIAGSYGTGFDGSLGFTMDKMDSTWASVTEQSGIYAGKGGYDITVGKHTQLDGAVIASEATPELNSLDTGTLGWSDIKNKADYDVSHVSMSIGSGGGAPFGFPGVPGTPIVVAYGDSASSTTHAAIADGNITIRDQNNQQQDIAKLSNDTANAANPLDKIFDADEQMRNLEAIGLAGQIVSQVTTIATNIGVMNAQDQARAEADANKDAASKDPAIVAQARADLAKAGNENPTQEDLNKATYAVIYQASYDKFYEKEMEFYGTGSNVGRAIQAAGAALTVAMGGGSAGNAAAAASAPLLAQGVKKLADTNFPIDEEHPNNANLFAKVIGHAIVGLAVAEGSGNNGLSGALGAASGELIAKTIAEDLYHKKTDDLTEAERQFIANMTSIATGVAAGLVADNTADAGTAAAAAYNSSVNNYLSPSKSDALTKALEEQKAGENLVKASTDIVQLMDEDKYTNGLVHKLQQGQELTESEQQSLARSLNQYSLDLQLNLGYTKERAEEAVQSILTSNSFFAPPTDVEAYNEAYRYLARAGSTNSLAKIGNDVFLGLPGAPGTSGAIARYALKAGGAYQMGYGVGELSDGHYGAGAWDIGLGTAMFAGGMAGNSAISRIDGAIASPGKAWQESSLFYNSGADTSALAVQAKKDLLNEINKFTSGSQASKNAVMVGAYDSLTGKIAIGSSNANIKAEALHPFVHSPIFRTVSY; encoded by the coding sequence ATGAAGGACGTCAGCGTGGTAACCCGTCCACCGAGCCTGAATCTGATATTACCCAATGCCAGTCTGTATAAAATCAATCCGGCGGTAGGTAGTCGCTATTTAATCGAAACCGACCCTCAATATACCCAACTTAAGCGCTGGCTGGGTTCGGACTATATGACCAGCCGTTTAAAGGCTGACCCGAACAATATGCATAAGCGTTTAGGCGATGGTTACTATGAGCAGACGCTTATCCGTGAGCAGGTCATCAACCTGACGGGAATGCGTTTTTTAAACGGCTACGCCAATGACGAAGAGCAGTATATGGCGCTGATGAACAGCGGCGTGGAGTTTGCTCAGAAGTATCCTCTGTCATTAGGTATCGCGCTGACGCCAGAGCAGATGGCTAACCTGACTTCAGACATCGTCTGGCTGGTCAGCCGTGACGTGACCTTACCGGATGGCAGTATCCAAACGGTTCTGGTGCCGCAGGTGTATGCCATGATTAGGCCGCAGGATATTGACGGCAGCGGTGCCTTGTTATCTGGGAAACAGGTTAACTTGCAACTGACCAATGATTTGGTGAATCAGGGGCGCATTTTGGCGGGGGATAAGCTGAATGTGCTGGCGCAGAATATTCAAAATCAGGGCGGTAGCATCAGCGGCAATAACGTGGCGCTGCTGGCGAATAACGATATTAATAATATCGGTGGGTTGATGCAGGGCTTTGACAGCCTGAGGCTTCAGGCCGGGCATGATATTAACCTCATCACCACCACCACGCAGGGAGAAAAGGCGGGTCGCAATGGCTCTTCCCATACGGCTATCAATCAGGTGGCAATCCTTGCGGTTAATAACGACAACGGCACATTACAGCTTTCGGCGGGTCACGATATTAATCTGACGGCGGCGCTGCTGAGCAACGCGGGTCAGAACAGTGATACGAGCATTGCGGCGGGTCACGACCTGAATCTGAATACGGTGACAGTAGCGAAACAGACGGAGTTTTATAAAGATAAAAACAACTACCGTCGGGAATCGACTTCGTCAGAGGTGGGCAGTCAAATGACCGGCAGCGGCGATATCACCCTGTCAGCGAAAAATGACATCAATGCCCGAGCCGCGCAGGTGGAGGCCGGTGGTCAACTCGGGGTCATTGCGGGAAATAATCTGTCGATTACTACCGGTGAGTCAACGGAAGACCTGAGCGAACATTCAAAGTACAGTAGCCGGGGAAGTTTTGGCAAAAAACTTACGTCAGAAAGCCATGATGAGCTGCATGCTGTTTCGGGGGGCAGCAGCAACTTTAGCGGTGACTCAGTGGTGATGAAGGCCGGAAACGACCTGTTGGTTCACGGAAGTCAGGTTACTGGAATTCATGATGTTTCGCTCAGTGCCGGAAATGACCTGACTATCGATACCGCCGCGGAAAAACGGGATGAGATGCATCTGTCCCGCACCACCAAATCGGGCCTGATGGGCACCGGGGGTATTGGCTTTACCGTTGGTAAAATAGATGAAAAATCCACCAACACGACGCACGGTATTGGCAATCTTGGCAGTATTGTCGGCAGTACCGAAGGCAACGTCACCTTAAGCGCGGGCAATCATCTCGCGGTCAAAGGCTCAGACGTTGTCGCCCAGCAAGACATCAGCCTGACGGGTAAAAACGTCACCGTTGAGTCAGTGGAAAACCAGACCCACATTCAGGACAAGTACGAACGTACCCAGTCGGGCGTGACCGTTGCGCTGTCTGGTGCGGTGGGTGGTGCACTGAATGCGGCGGTGACCGAAGCGAAACAGGCGCAGGAAACTCACGACAGCAAAATCAAGGCGCTACAGGAAATCAAAGCGGCGCTGTCGGCGGTGCAGGCCGTACAGGCCGGGATGATGGACTTGCCCAAAGACAGCGAAGGGTTTGTGGGTATCAGTATTTCGGGCGGTGCTCAGCGTACTGAATCCACCACCGACACCAAGATACGGGCCGCGCAGGGTTCGACCATTGCGGCGGGGAATAATCTGTCGATTACCGCCACCGGTAACGGTGAGAAAGGGGTGGATGGCGATATCACCCTTAAAGGCTCCGCCATCAATGCGGGGAATAATATGTTGCTTGACGCCAACCGGGACGTTAACCTGCTGGCCTCGGCGAACACCCAGAAAACTGACAGTGAGAACAAGAGCTACGGCGGTAACGCCGGGGTCAGTTTTGGTATTGGCGGGGGTAAAAACGGCCTGCGCTTCTTTGCCGATGCGAACTTCTCACAAGGGAATATGCATGCAGACGGCCTGTACTGGACGGAGAGTCAGCTTGAGGCCGGTAATAACCTGACCATCATCAGCGGTCGGGATACCAACCTGATTGGCGCACTGGCGAAAGGGGATTCCGTCACGATGGACGTGGGTCGTGACTTGACGGTGCGTTCATTGCAGGACACCGATGACTACAGCTACGAGCAATACTCACTGAATATTGCCGGCAGCTACGGCACCGGTTTCGACGGCAGTCTGGGCTTCACGATGGACAAGATGGACAGCACGTGGGCCAGCGTGACTGAACAGAGCGGGATTTACGCCGGCAAGGGCGGCTATGACATTACCGTCGGTAAGCACACCCAGTTAGACGGGGCGGTGATTGCGTCGGAAGCGACGCCAGAACTGAACAGTCTGGACACCGGCACGTTGGGTTGGAGCGATATCAAGAACAAGGCAGATTATGACGTCAGCCATGTGTCGATGAGTATCGGCTCGGGCGGTGGCGCACCGTTTGGGTTCCCGGGCGTACCGGGTACGCCTATCGTGGTGGCCTATGGTGACAGCGCCAGTAGCACGACCCATGCGGCGATAGCGGATGGCAATATCACTATTCGCGACCAAAACAATCAGCAGCAGGATATTGCGAAGCTCAGCAATGACACGGCTAACGCAGCCAATCCGCTGGATAAGATTTTTGATGCCGATGAGCAGATGCGTAATCTGGAAGCGATAGGTCTGGCGGGGCAGATAGTGTCGCAGGTGACGACTATTGCGACCAATATTGGGGTGATGAACGCACAGGATCAAGCCCGTGCCGAGGCAGATGCCAATAAGGATGCGGCTTCTAAAGATCCGGCCATCGTTGCACAGGCGAGAGCGGATTTAGCTAAAGCCGGTAATGAGAATCCAACGCAGGAAGATTTAAACAAAGCGACCTACGCGGTTATCTATCAGGCTTCTTATGACAAATTCTACGAAAAGGAAATGGAGTTCTACGGCACCGGCAGCAATGTTGGCCGAGCGATACAGGCAGCCGGTGCAGCGCTGACGGTAGCGATGGGCGGTGGTAGTGCGGGGAACGCCGCCGCGGCGGCTTCGGCCCCGTTACTGGCTCAGGGCGTGAAGAAACTGGCGGATACGAATTTCCCGATAGACGAGGAACATCCGAACAATGCGAACCTGTTCGCGAAAGTGATAGGTCATGCGATTGTTGGTCTGGCGGTAGCTGAGGGTTCGGGTAATAATGGCCTGTCTGGTGCGTTAGGTGCGGCCAGCGGTGAGCTGATAGCGAAGACGATAGCGGAAGATCTGTATCATAAGAAGACTGATGACCTGACCGAAGCCGAACGTCAGTTTATTGCCAACATGACCTCAATCGCCACCGGCGTGGCGGCTGGTTTAGTGGCTGATAATACCGCGGATGCGGGAACGGCTGCGGCGGCTGCGTATAATTCTTCTGTTAATAATTACCTTAGCCCATCAAAATCAGATGCGCTGACAAAAGCACTTGAGGAGCAAAAGGCCGGTGAAAACCTAGTTAAGGCCTCCACTGATATTGTTCAACTGATGGATGAAGACAAGTATACCAATGGGTTGGTACACAAGCTCCAGCAAGGTCAGGAACTGACGGAAAGTGAACAACAATCACTGGCACGTTCATTGAATCAATATAGCTTAGATCTTCAGCTTAATCTCGGTTATACAAAAGAGCGGGCAGAGGAGGCAGTACAAAGCATCCTGACCAGTAATTCATTCTTTGCTCCACCAACAGATGTTGAGGCTTATAATGAAGCATACCGTTATTTGGCAAGAGCAGGCTCTACCAATAGTCTGGCAAAAATAGGTAATGACGTATTTTTAGGATTACCGGGAGCACCGGGGACATCGGGAGCTATAGCACGTTATGCACTGAAAGCTGGCGGAGCTTATCAGATGGGGTATGGTGTTGGGGAACTCTCTGATGGTCATTATGGTGCAGGGGCTTGGGATATTGGGTTAGGAACTGCGATGTTTGCGGGTGGTATGGCAGGGAATAGTGCTATTTCGAGAATTGATGGAGCTATAGCTTCGCCGGGGAAAGCGTGGCAGGAAAGTAGTTTATTTTATAATAGTGGGGCAGATACAAGTGCATTAGCTGTACAAGCTAAGAAAGATTTATTAAATGAAATTAATAAATTTACGTCTGGTTCACAAGCAAGTAAAAACGCTGTAATGGTTGGCGCATATGATTCCTTGACAGGAAAAATAGCTATCGGTAGTAGTAATGCAAATATAAAGGCAGAAGCTCTACATCCTTTTGTCCACTCCCCTATATTTAGGACAGTAAGTTATTAG